The following are from one region of the Amycolatopsis sp. QT-25 genome:
- a CDS encoding ComF family protein: protein MSKILDLLIPARCASCGVPGAPCCAVCQTVWGSLSEITRGPTAGLVPVYALARYADEARRLILAYKERGRRDLAPSLGRAVADALRQLPGEPRGPCLVPVPSRRHASRVRGGPHVQRVAEECVKVHASEGNPAMVAPLLRLGAGVRDAVGLTRAERAANLDGRIRLLPGHCPEKVVLLDDVITTGTTVAACTRLLRANGIQVSAAIALAAAG, encoded by the coding sequence ATGTCCAAAATCCTCGATCTCCTCATCCCCGCCCGTTGCGCGTCCTGCGGAGTGCCGGGTGCGCCCTGTTGCGCGGTCTGCCAGACCGTCTGGGGCTCGCTCAGCGAGATCACCCGAGGCCCGACGGCCGGTCTAGTGCCCGTCTACGCCCTGGCCCGCTACGCCGACGAAGCCCGTCGCCTGATCCTTGCCTACAAGGAACGCGGCCGTCGCGACCTCGCGCCGTCCCTCGGGCGAGCGGTTGCCGACGCCCTGCGGCAGCTGCCCGGCGAACCACGAGGTCCCTGTCTCGTCCCTGTCCCGTCGAGACGGCACGCCTCTCGTGTCCGGGGTGGACCGCATGTCCAGCGCGTCGCCGAAGAATGCGTGAAAGTGCATGCGAGCGAAGGAAATCCGGCGATGGTGGCGCCGCTGCTCAGGCTCGGAGCCGGAGTCCGCGACGCCGTGGGGCTCACCCGCGCCGAGCGGGCGGCGAACCTCGACGGCCGGATTCGCCTTCTTCCGGGGCATTGTCCGGAGAAAGTTGTTCTTCTCGACGACGTCATCACGACCGGAACGACCGTCGCCGCTTGCA
- a CDS encoding LpqB family beta-propeller domain-containing protein, with protein sequence MKRLLPLLAAFLLVAGCANIPLESQPVAVPGEKPGTAPADVAEPAAGIDPLTVTRQFIRNSATPGTANADARVYLDEEGRRNWKPSPGLTIIDNTFGTVYDTSSPTGDPDEQTVNVRGFKLGNLGPDSAFIPVKAEYSQQFKLRKQPNGQWRIVDPPQELAVTDEDFALNYFRVPISFYSPDSGAFVPDLRYVAAKPQAGLPGRVMDLVLQGPSEGLKGAVKDLLGDQVTTESNVRSTDDGTLDINLTGVGGPSLADRNLIAAQIVLSLQTVTLSRIRLLADGTALVPEHEYWRSSELPNYNVDIAPNSELLGLMTVNGRIRSLGDGAPVGGPAGNGGYKVVSAAQSVDGKRLAVVEERDGRQWLRVGELGHDLGSVDLFGGSLSRPTWRPIARGGGGVSGEVWTVVDHNTVARVTLAADGRWVKAGVDATMLTGLGQITELRLSRDGSRLAAVVNGQLVVASIVRTADSVALRAPRKLQERDLKDVVDVDWATQDHLIAATSSSTLPVVKVPLDGQRMDTFSGSNLTPPVHGVTAAPSRQNLVADAGGLWVASELGEVWRPQAHTVTEADPFYPG encoded by the coding sequence GTGAAGCGGCTGCTGCCCCTGCTCGCGGCGTTCCTGCTGGTCGCGGGCTGCGCCAACATCCCACTCGAATCCCAGCCCGTCGCCGTTCCCGGGGAAAAGCCGGGGACGGCGCCGGCGGACGTCGCCGAACCGGCGGCGGGGATCGACCCGCTGACCGTCACCCGCCAGTTCATCCGCAACTCCGCGACGCCGGGCACGGCGAACGCCGACGCGCGGGTGTACCTCGACGAAGAAGGCCGTCGCAACTGGAAGCCGTCGCCGGGGCTGACGATCATCGACAACACCTTCGGCACCGTTTACGACACGTCGTCGCCCACGGGCGATCCGGACGAACAGACGGTGAACGTCCGCGGGTTCAAACTCGGCAACCTGGGCCCCGACAGCGCGTTCATCCCGGTGAAGGCCGAGTACTCGCAGCAGTTCAAGCTGCGCAAGCAGCCGAACGGCCAGTGGCGGATCGTGGACCCGCCGCAGGAACTCGCCGTCACCGACGAGGATTTCGCGCTCAACTACTTCCGGGTGCCGATCAGCTTCTACTCGCCCGACTCCGGCGCCTTCGTGCCGGACCTCCGATACGTCGCGGCGAAACCGCAGGCCGGGTTGCCCGGCCGGGTGATGGACCTGGTGCTACAGGGACCGTCGGAAGGGTTGAAGGGCGCGGTCAAGGACCTGCTCGGCGATCAGGTCACCACCGAGTCCAACGTCCGCAGCACGGACGACGGGACCCTGGACATCAACCTGACCGGCGTCGGCGGGCCCAGCCTCGCGGACCGGAACCTGATCGCCGCGCAGATCGTCCTCTCGTTGCAAACGGTGACACTGAGCCGGATCCGGCTGCTGGCCGACGGCACCGCGCTGGTGCCCGAACACGAATACTGGCGCTCCAGCGAACTGCCCAACTACAACGTGGACATCGCGCCCAACTCGGAGCTGCTGGGGCTGATGACCGTGAACGGGCGGATCCGGTCGCTCGGTGACGGGGCGCCGGTCGGCGGGCCCGCGGGCAACGGCGGGTACAAGGTCGTCAGCGCCGCGCAGTCCGTCGACGGCAAACGGCTCGCGGTGGTCGAAGAACGCGACGGCAGGCAGTGGCTGCGGGTCGGCGAACTGGGGCACGACCTCGGGTCGGTGGACTTGTTCGGCGGCAGCCTGAGCCGCCCCACCTGGCGGCCGATCGCGCGCGGCGGTGGCGGGGTGTCGGGCGAGGTCTGGACGGTCGTCGACCACAACACCGTCGCCAGGGTCACCCTGGCCGCAGACGGCCGCTGGGTGAAGGCCGGCGTCGACGCGACCATGCTCACCGGCCTCGGCCAGATCACCGAACTGCGGCTGTCGCGTGACGGCTCACGACTGGCCGCGGTCGTCAACGGGCAGCTGGTGGTCGCCTCGATCGTGCGGACGGCGGATTCGGTGGCGCTGCGGGCGCCGCGGAAACTGCAGGAACGCGACCTCAAGGACGTCGTCGACGTCGACTGGGCGACCCAGGACCACCTGATCGCCGCGACCTCGTCGAGCACCCTGCCGGTGGTCAAGGTGCCGCTGGACGGACAGCGGATGGACACCTTCAGCGGCTCGAACCTGACCCCGCCGGTGCACGGCGTCACGGCGGCTCCGAGCAGGCAGAACCTGGTCGCGGATGCGGGTGGGCTGTGGGTCGCCTCCGAACTGGGCGAGGTGTGGCGGCCGCAGGCGCACACCGTCACCGAAGCGGACCCGTTCTATCCGGGTTGA
- the mtrB gene encoding MtrAB system histidine kinase MtrB, producing the protein MRHLRRIVVFVRHKIVSFNELWRHSLQFRVTVSTLALSSAVVFVLGMVLQNQITERLLETKQNAAIAQTRAVVETAASELVGVGAETREAMDARLNNALKKITSTTTAQDGAGSAAGTFEPVLAAGGRDQSSRPAAAGPYDKVPVRLRQFVETEQVSFLMHTVTEADGGKTTYLIVGAPVATMINPLQLYLLYPLTGEQNTVSTVQNTLLVGGLVLLLLLAGITNLVTRQVVRPVRQAAAAAEQFAGGELDQRLAVLGEDDLAKLAVSYNEMAASIQRQIRQLEEFGGLQRRFTSDVSHELRTPLTTVRMAADVLHASREQFPAGLARSTELLVDELDRFEALLGDLLEISRLDAGVEELSAELIDVRPIATRAVEQVRVIAGNAGSSVELVLPDEEAAAEVDARRVERILRNLLANAVDHSEGNPVVLTLAVNETAVAITVRDHGVGLRSGEAELVFNRFWRADPSRNRRTGGTGLGLAISQEDARLHGGLLDAWGETGHGACFRLVLPRQQDTPMGESPLVLPPSDYQGADPHGSSGLLEVRPAPDAILAEPEEVGR; encoded by the coding sequence ATGCGCCACCTCCGGCGCATCGTGGTTTTCGTGCGCCACAAGATCGTCTCGTTCAACGAACTGTGGCGGCATTCGCTGCAGTTCCGGGTCACCGTGTCCACGCTGGCGCTCTCGTCGGCCGTGGTGTTCGTACTGGGCATGGTGCTGCAGAACCAGATCACCGAACGGCTGCTCGAGACCAAGCAGAACGCGGCGATCGCGCAGACCAGGGCGGTCGTCGAGACCGCGGCCAGTGAGCTGGTCGGCGTCGGCGCCGAAACGCGCGAAGCGATGGACGCGCGGCTGAACAACGCGCTGAAGAAGATCACCAGCACCACGACCGCGCAGGACGGCGCCGGCTCGGCCGCGGGCACCTTCGAACCGGTGCTGGCCGCAGGCGGTCGCGACCAGTCGAGCAGGCCCGCCGCCGCGGGCCCGTACGACAAGGTGCCGGTGCGGCTGCGCCAGTTCGTGGAGACCGAGCAGGTCAGCTTCCTGATGCACACCGTCACCGAGGCCGACGGCGGCAAGACGACGTATCTGATCGTCGGCGCGCCGGTGGCCACGATGATCAACCCGCTCCAGCTCTACCTGCTCTATCCGCTGACCGGCGAGCAGAACACCGTCTCGACCGTGCAGAACACGCTGCTCGTCGGCGGTCTCGTGCTGCTGCTCCTGCTGGCCGGGATCACGAACCTGGTCACCAGACAGGTGGTCCGGCCGGTCCGGCAGGCCGCCGCGGCGGCCGAACAGTTCGCGGGTGGTGAGCTCGACCAGCGGCTCGCCGTGCTCGGCGAAGACGATCTCGCCAAACTCGCCGTTTCCTACAACGAGATGGCCGCGAGCATCCAGCGGCAGATCCGCCAGCTGGAGGAGTTCGGCGGGTTGCAGCGCCGGTTCACCTCCGACGTCTCGCACGAACTGCGCACCCCGTTGACCACCGTCCGGATGGCCGCCGACGTGCTGCACGCGTCGCGCGAGCAGTTCCCGGCCGGGCTCGCCCGCTCCACCGAACTGCTGGTCGACGAACTCGACCGGTTCGAGGCACTGCTCGGTGACCTGCTGGAGATCAGCAGGCTCGACGCCGGGGTCGAGGAGCTTTCGGCCGAGCTGATCGACGTCCGGCCGATCGCGACCAGGGCCGTCGAACAGGTCCGGGTGATCGCAGGCAACGCGGGCAGTTCGGTCGAGCTGGTCCTGCCGGACGAGGAGGCGGCCGCCGAGGTCGACGCGCGCCGCGTCGAGCGGATCCTGCGGAACCTGCTGGCCAACGCGGTGGACCACAGCGAAGGGAATCCGGTGGTGCTGACCTTGGCGGTCAACGAGACCGCGGTCGCCATCACGGTGCGGGACCACGGTGTCGGGCTCCGGTCGGGCGAGGCGGAACTGGTGTTCAACCGGTTCTGGCGTGCCGACCCGTCCCGCAACCGCCGCACCGGCGGGACCGGGCTCGGCCTCGCGATCAGCCAGGAGGACGCCCGGTTGCACGGCGGCCTGCTCGACGCGTGGGGCGAGACCGGTCACGGTGCCTGCTTCCGGCTCGTGCTCCCGCGCCAGCAGGACACGCCGATGGGGGAGAGTCCGCTGGTCCTGCCCCCGTCCGATTACCAGGGGGCCGATCCGCACGGGTCCTCCGGGCTGCTCGAGGTCCGGCCCGCGCCCGACGCGATCCTCGCCGAACCCGAGGAGGTGGGCCGGTGA
- the mtrA gene encoding MtrAB system response regulator MtrA, with amino-acid sequence MKARVLVVDDDPALAEMLTIVLRGEGFDTAVVADGSRALPALRELKPDLVLLDLMLPGMNGIDVCKAIRAESGVPIVMLTAKSDTVDIVLGLESGADDYVVKPFKPKELVARVRARMRRTEAEPAESLTIGDLAIDVPGHEVTREGKAIPLTPLEFDLLVALARKPRQVFTREVLLEQVWGYRHAADTRLVNVHVQRLRSKVEKDPEHPEVVLTVRGVGYKAGPP; translated from the coding sequence ATGAAGGCACGCGTTCTGGTCGTCGACGACGACCCTGCTCTCGCGGAGATGCTCACCATCGTGCTGCGTGGGGAGGGGTTCGACACAGCCGTCGTCGCCGACGGCTCACGTGCGCTGCCCGCGCTCCGTGAGCTGAAACCCGATTTGGTCCTCCTCGACCTCATGCTGCCCGGGATGAACGGCATCGACGTCTGCAAGGCGATCCGCGCCGAGTCCGGCGTGCCGATCGTGATGCTCACCGCCAAGAGCGACACCGTGGACATCGTCCTCGGGCTCGAGTCGGGTGCCGACGACTACGTGGTCAAGCCCTTCAAACCGAAGGAACTCGTGGCCCGCGTCCGCGCCCGGATGCGCCGCACCGAGGCCGAGCCCGCCGAGTCGCTGACGATCGGCGACCTCGCGATCGACGTCCCCGGCCACGAGGTGACGCGGGAGGGCAAGGCCATCCCGCTGACCCCGCTGGAGTTCGACCTCCTGGTCGCGCTCGCCCGCAAGCCGCGTCAGGTGTTCACCCGCGAGGTGCTCCTCGAGCAGGTGTGGGGTTACCGGCACGCCGCCGACACCCGTCTGGTGAACGTGCACGTCCAGCGGCTGCGCTCGAAGGTGGAGAAGGACCCGGAACACCCCGAGGTGGTGTTGACCGTTCGCGGCGTCGGGTACAAGGCCGGCCCGCCGTGA
- a CDS encoding FAD-dependent oxidoreductase produces MTLGDGTTIAADGLVIATGAVAKTLYTARNLNGVHTLRTLGDAVSLKRDLAAGPSSVAVIGA; encoded by the coding sequence GTGACGCTCGGCGACGGCACCACGATCGCCGCCGACGGCCTCGTCATCGCGACCGGCGCGGTGGCCAAAACCCTGTATACGGCAAGGAACCTGAACGGTGTGCACACTTTGCGGACGCTCGGCGACGCCGTCTCGCTGAAACGGGATCTCGCGGCGGGGCCTTCTTCGGTGGCCGTCATCGGCGCGTGA
- a CDS encoding dTMP kinase, protein MVIEGLDGAGKRTLADALTGALNAAGASVASIAFPRYGESVHADLVKEALHRGHGDLADSVYGMAMLYALDRRGAADEIRAGLGEHDVVLLDRYVASNAAYGAARLHQGADGEFVRWLKELEIDRFGLPVPVAHLLLRVTADVAAERAQRRAESDADRARDSFETDDALQKRCSVVYDELAATRWLAPWHVLDGVAGVDTPALATSLLRN, encoded by the coding sequence GTGGTGATCGAAGGGCTGGACGGCGCGGGCAAGCGCACCCTCGCCGACGCGCTGACCGGGGCGCTGAACGCGGCCGGAGCGAGCGTCGCGTCCATCGCGTTCCCGCGGTACGGCGAGAGCGTGCACGCCGACCTCGTGAAGGAAGCGCTGCACCGCGGCCACGGTGACCTCGCCGACTCCGTCTACGGCATGGCGATGCTCTACGCGCTCGATCGGCGGGGCGCGGCCGACGAGATCCGAGCCGGCCTCGGCGAGCACGACGTCGTCCTGCTCGACAGGTACGTCGCGTCGAACGCGGCGTACGGTGCCGCCCGGCTCCATCAGGGTGCGGACGGCGAGTTCGTGCGCTGGCTCAAGGAGCTGGAGATCGACCGGTTCGGCCTGCCGGTGCCCGTCGCACATCTGCTGCTCCGGGTCACCGCCGACGTCGCCGCCGAGCGCGCGCAGCGCCGCGCGGAGAGCGACGCCGACCGTGCGCGGGACTCCTTCGAGACCGACGACGCGCTCCAGAAGCGGTGCTCGGTGGTCTACGACGAACTCGCCGCGACGCGCTGGCTCGCGCCCTGGCACGTCCTCGACGGCGTCGCCGGTGTCGACACCCCGGCTCTCGCCACCTCCCTCCTCCGCAATTAG
- a CDS encoding papain-like cysteine protease family protein: protein MFSSRVCAAGAASLAAWLAIQTPASALPSPAARHPIAMQAQEKSQWCWVASGNTIAAHHGVALSQNEFCRIAHDERRRECADEPGTLGDVRRAFGKLGFSAPGNYVEGRIPHAAVQAQTGAGKPVQTRVGWAAGGGHMHVLYGADAGRKWVSWGDPLPTGSRHHWSTYDFYAGNKSFTWTHTLSGIRR, encoded by the coding sequence GTGTTCTCGAGCAGGGTTTGCGCCGCCGGCGCCGCGAGTCTCGCGGCGTGGCTGGCGATCCAGACCCCGGCGAGCGCGCTGCCCTCGCCGGCTGCCCGCCACCCCATCGCCATGCAGGCGCAGGAGAAGTCCCAGTGGTGCTGGGTGGCTTCCGGCAACACCATCGCGGCACACCACGGCGTGGCCCTCAGTCAGAACGAATTCTGCCGGATCGCCCACGACGAGCGACGCCGGGAGTGCGCCGACGAGCCGGGAACGCTGGGCGACGTCCGGCGCGCCTTCGGCAAGCTCGGCTTCTCCGCCCCGGGGAACTACGTCGAGGGCCGCATTCCCCACGCCGCGGTCCAGGCGCAGACGGGAGCGGGCAAGCCGGTCCAGACGCGGGTCGGCTGGGCCGCGGGCGGCGGTCACATGCACGTGCTCTACGGCGCCGACGCCGGCCGGAAGTGGGTCTCGTGGGGGGATCCACTGCCCACGGGAAGCCGCCACCACTGGTCGACCTACGACTTCTACGCCGGCAACAAGTCGTTCACCTGGACCCACACGCTGTCCGGGATCCGGCGATGA
- the ahcY gene encoding adenosylhomocysteinase, translated as MTPESVAKRHDTRNGIEFAVADLEAAEFGRKEIRLAEHEMPGLMALRREYAEVYPLRGARVSGSLHMTVQTAVLIETLVALGAEVRWASCNIFSTQDHAAAAIVVGPHGTPEEPKGVPVFAWKGESLEEYWWCTERMLTWDGEGPNMILDDGGDATMLVHKGTEFEKAGVVPAPDENTSDEFRVFLQLLSASVAADTGKWTRIGEGVRGVTEETTTGVLRLYQLAAAGELLFPAINVNDAVTKSKFDNRYGIRHSLIDGINRGTDVLIGGKVAVVCGYGDVGKGAAESLRGQGARVIVTEIDPICALQAAMDGYQVKKLENVLGEADIIITTTGNKDVVLVEHMARMKHQAILGNIGHFDNELDMAGLQRYPGIRRITIKPQVDEWVFPDGKSIIVLSEGRLLNLGNATGHPSFVMSNSFSNQVIAQIELFTKYEEYDKEVFRLPKKLDEKVAKIHLDALGGELTKLTKEQAEYIDVDVEGPFKTDHYRY; from the coding sequence ATGACCCCCGAAAGCGTTGCCAAGCGGCACGACACCCGCAACGGCATCGAGTTCGCCGTCGCCGATCTCGAGGCCGCCGAGTTCGGCCGCAAGGAGATCCGCCTCGCCGAGCACGAGATGCCGGGCCTGATGGCGCTGCGCCGTGAATACGCCGAGGTCTATCCCCTGCGGGGAGCCCGGGTTTCGGGCTCGCTGCACATGACGGTACAGACCGCGGTCCTGATCGAAACCCTCGTCGCACTGGGTGCCGAGGTGCGCTGGGCCTCCTGCAACATCTTCTCCACCCAGGACCACGCCGCCGCGGCGATCGTCGTCGGCCCGCACGGCACTCCCGAGGAGCCCAAGGGTGTTCCGGTGTTCGCCTGGAAGGGCGAGTCGCTGGAGGAGTACTGGTGGTGCACCGAGCGGATGCTCACCTGGGACGGCGAGGGTCCCAACATGATCCTCGACGACGGTGGCGACGCCACCATGCTGGTGCACAAGGGAACCGAGTTCGAAAAGGCAGGCGTCGTCCCCGCGCCGGACGAGAACACCTCGGACGAGTTCCGCGTGTTCCTGCAGTTGCTGAGTGCTTCGGTCGCGGCCGACACCGGCAAGTGGACCAGGATCGGCGAAGGCGTCCGCGGGGTCACCGAAGAGACCACCACCGGCGTGCTGCGGCTCTACCAGCTCGCCGCGGCCGGTGAACTGCTGTTCCCGGCGATCAACGTGAACGACGCGGTGACCAAGTCGAAGTTCGACAACCGCTACGGCATCCGGCACTCGCTGATCGACGGCATCAACCGCGGCACCGACGTCCTCATCGGCGGCAAGGTCGCGGTCGTCTGCGGTTACGGCGACGTCGGCAAGGGCGCCGCGGAATCGCTGCGCGGCCAGGGCGCGCGGGTGATCGTCACCGAGATCGACCCGATCTGCGCGTTGCAGGCGGCGATGGACGGCTACCAGGTCAAGAAGCTGGAGAACGTTCTCGGCGAGGCCGACATCATCATCACGACCACCGGCAACAAGGACGTCGTGCTCGTCGAGCACATGGCCCGGATGAAGCACCAGGCGATCCTGGGCAACATCGGCCACTTCGACAACGAGCTCGACATGGCGGGCCTCCAGCGCTACCCGGGCATCCGGCGCATCACCATCAAGCCGCAGGTCGACGAGTGGGTCTTCCCCGACGGCAAGAGCATCATCGTGCTGTCGGAAGGCCGCCTGCTGAACCTCGGCAACGCGACCGGCCACCCGTCGTTCGTGATGTCGAACAGCTTCTCCAACCAGGTGATCGCTCAGATCGAGCTGTTCACCAAGTACGAGGAGTACGACAAGGAGGTCTTCCGCCTCCCGAAGAAGCTCGACGAGAAGGTCGCGAAGATCCACCTCGACGCGCTCGGCGGTGAACTCACGAAGCTGACCAAGGAGCAGGCCGAGTACATCGACGTGGACGTCGAAGGCCCCTTCAAGACAGATCACTACCGGTACTGA
- a CDS encoding LPXTG cell wall anchor domain-containing protein yields the protein MQIITGRRVRSAATVVALATAALLGVTGTALACHTDDPRAIPTPKNVSTCEKAKLPGTEVSTKDLTFTGGTEKDKYLNITAVGEGVTVTAIVVKGGDGYNIYEPGKRGLAETPPWEKLRSPMNGGGKQADISHWFACGEKKTKPTEQPKPTEPTKTSTVKPPTSAPTTTDKPSETSAPSSTAVPAPNVGGNGGNGGGLADTGFDNAWLLWAGGLLVLAGAGVLVLLRVRRKAN from the coding sequence ATGCAGATCATCACCGGACGGCGGGTCCGCTCCGCCGCCACCGTCGTCGCGCTGGCGACCGCCGCCCTGCTCGGTGTCACGGGCACCGCGCTGGCGTGCCACACCGACGATCCCCGCGCCATCCCGACCCCGAAGAACGTCAGCACCTGTGAAAAGGCGAAGCTGCCGGGCACCGAGGTCTCGACGAAGGACCTGACCTTCACCGGTGGCACGGAGAAGGACAAGTACCTCAACATCACCGCGGTCGGTGAAGGCGTCACCGTCACCGCGATCGTGGTCAAGGGCGGCGACGGCTACAACATCTACGAGCCCGGCAAGCGCGGTCTCGCCGAGACCCCGCCGTGGGAGAAGCTGCGCTCGCCGATGAACGGTGGCGGCAAGCAGGCCGACATCAGCCACTGGTTCGCCTGCGGCGAGAAGAAGACCAAGCCGACCGAGCAGCCGAAGCCGACCGAGCCGACGAAGACCTCGACGGTCAAGCCGCCCACGAGCGCGCCGACCACCACGGACAAGCCGTCCGAGACCTCCGCCCCGTCGAGCACCGCGGTGCCCGCCCCGAACGTCGGCGGCAACGGCGGCAACGGTGGCGGCCTCGCGGACACCGGTTTCGACAACGCCTGGCTGCTGTGGGCCGGTGGCTTGCTGGTGCTGGCCGGGGCCGGCGTCCTGGTCCTGCTGCGCGTGCGTCGCAAGGCCAACTGA
- a CDS encoding amino acid permease gives MPGNGLWRTKTIEQSIADTDEPGTKLRRNLSAWDLTVFGVAVVIGAGIFTLTARTAGDFAGPSVSLAFVFAAIACALAALCYAEFASTVPVAGSAYTFSYATFGEFMAWIIGWDLILELAVGAAAVSKGWSAYLETVLSYIFGKGTKTTFEIGPVPVDWGALLVVLVLATLLALGTKLSSRFSMVITGIKVAVVLFVIVLGIFYIKGANYTPFVPEAQSAGESASTGVDQSLFSLVAGGGSSSFGVFGLLAAASLVFFAFIGFDIVATTAEETRNPQKSVPRGIFGSLAIVTVLYVAVSLVVVGMVNYKDLATSAGDGGKKTLASAFAVNGVDWAANIISVGALAGLTTVVMVLMLGQIRIIFAMSRDGLMPRGLAKTGEHGTPKRATIVVGGLVAVAATFFPADKLEEMVNVGTLFAFVLVSAGVLVLRKTRPDLPRAFRVPWVPLVPILAIVACIWLMLNLTVLTWLRFLAWMALGIVIYFAYSRRNSLLGKQNKDKVTTSESD, from the coding sequence GTGCCCGGAAACGGTCTGTGGCGTACGAAAACCATCGAACAGTCCATCGCGGACACCGACGAACCGGGAACGAAGCTCCGGCGGAACCTGAGCGCCTGGGATCTGACCGTCTTCGGTGTCGCCGTCGTCATCGGTGCCGGTATCTTCACCCTCACCGCGCGCACGGCGGGTGACTTCGCGGGGCCGTCGGTCTCGCTCGCGTTCGTGTTCGCGGCCATCGCCTGTGCGCTGGCCGCCCTCTGTTACGCGGAATTCGCGTCGACCGTCCCGGTGGCCGGGAGCGCGTACACGTTCTCCTACGCCACGTTCGGCGAGTTCATGGCGTGGATCATCGGCTGGGACCTCATCCTGGAACTCGCCGTCGGCGCGGCCGCGGTGTCGAAGGGCTGGTCCGCCTACCTGGAAACCGTGCTCTCCTACATCTTCGGCAAGGGCACGAAGACGACCTTCGAGATCGGCCCGGTTCCGGTCGACTGGGGTGCCCTGCTCGTGGTGCTCGTGCTGGCCACGCTGCTCGCGCTCGGCACGAAGCTGTCTTCGCGGTTCTCCATGGTGATCACCGGGATCAAGGTCGCGGTGGTGCTGTTCGTGATCGTGCTCGGCATCTTCTACATCAAGGGGGCCAACTACACGCCGTTCGTCCCGGAGGCGCAGTCCGCCGGGGAGTCGGCGTCCACCGGGGTCGACCAGTCGCTGTTCTCGCTGGTCGCCGGGGGCGGCAGCAGTTCCTTCGGGGTCTTCGGCCTGCTGGCCGCGGCGTCACTGGTGTTCTTCGCGTTCATCGGGTTCGACATCGTCGCGACCACCGCCGAGGAGACCCGCAACCCGCAGAAGTCCGTGCCCCGCGGCATTTTCGGTTCGCTCGCCATCGTCACGGTGCTGTACGTGGCCGTGTCGCTCGTGGTCGTCGGCATGGTGAACTACAAGGATCTCGCCACTTCGGCGGGTGACGGCGGCAAGAAGACGCTCGCGTCCGCCTTCGCGGTCAACGGCGTCGACTGGGCGGCCAACATCATCTCCGTCGGTGCCCTCGCCGGTCTGACGACCGTCGTCATGGTGCTGATGCTCGGCCAGATCCGGATCATCTTCGCGATGTCGCGTGACGGTCTGATGCCGCGTGGTCTCGCGAAGACCGGGGAGCACGGCACGCCGAAGCGGGCGACCATCGTCGTCGGCGGGCTCGTCGCGGTCGCGGCGACGTTCTTCCCGGCGGACAAGCTCGAGGAAATGGTCAACGTCGGGACGCTGTTCGCTTTCGTTCTGGTCTCAGCGGGCGTGCTGGTGCTGCGCAAGACCCGGCCCGATCTGCCCCGGGCCTTCCGGGTGCCGTGGGTCCCGCTGGTCCCGATCCTCGCGATCGTCGCCTGCATCTGGCTGATGCTGAACCTGACCGTGCTCACGTGGCTGCGGTTCCTGGCCTGGATGGCGCTGGGCATCGTCATCTACTTCGCCTACAGCCGCCGCAATTCGCTGCTCGGCAAGCAGAACAAGGACAAGGTCACGACGTCCGAATCGGACTGA
- a CDS encoding cation diffusion facilitator family transporter: MSAGGGTKAIIAALVANAGIAAAKFTGFLITGSSSMLAESVHSLADTSNQGLLLLGQKTSQRKATRTHPFGFGRDRYFYSFIVALMLFSLGSVFALYEGIHKISHPEALTSPLVAVGILVVAIGLECYSFYTAIQESKKIKGDAGWWAFIRQAKTPELPVVLLEDAGALLGLVFALAGVGLSVITGEPVWDGIGTVTIGVLLGIIAIILIIEMKSLLIGEGASETDLDVIVDELAAGKVERVIHIRTLYIGPDEMLVAAKLALVPGLDTADIAQAIDDAEARVRAKVPTAKLIYLEPDLDRALA; this comes from the coding sequence GTGTCTGCAGGTGGCGGAACCAAGGCGATCATCGCCGCGCTCGTGGCGAACGCCGGAATCGCGGCCGCGAAGTTCACCGGCTTCCTCATCACGGGGTCGTCCTCGATGCTGGCCGAGTCCGTGCACTCGCTCGCGGACACCTCGAACCAGGGCCTCCTGCTGCTCGGCCAGAAGACTTCGCAGCGCAAGGCGACCCGCACCCACCCGTTCGGCTTCGGCCGGGACCGGTACTTCTACTCGTTCATCGTCGCGCTGATGCTCTTCAGCCTCGGCTCGGTGTTCGCGCTGTACGAGGGCATCCACAAGATCTCGCACCCCGAGGCGCTGACCTCGCCGCTGGTGGCCGTCGGCATCCTCGTGGTGGCGATCGGGCTGGAGTGCTACTCCTTCTACACCGCGATCCAGGAATCGAAGAAGATCAAGGGCGACGCGGGCTGGTGGGCGTTCATCCGCCAAGCCAAGACGCCCGAGCTGCCAGTCGTACTCCTGGAGGACGCGGGCGCGCTGCTCGGTCTCGTGTTCGCGCTCGCGGGCGTCGGGCTCTCGGTCATCACCGGCGAACCGGTGTGGGACGGCATCGGCACCGTCACGATCGGCGTGCTCCTCGGGATCATCGCGATCATCCTGATCATCGAGATGAAGAGCCTGCTGATCGGCGAAGGCGCCTCCGAAACCGACCTCGACGTGATCGTCGACGAACTCGCCGCGGGCAAGGTCGAGCGGGTCATCCACATCCGCACGCTGTACATCGGCCCGGACGAGATGCTGGTGGCCGCGAAGCTCGCGCTGGTGCCCGGGTTGGACACCGCCGACATCGCGCAGGCCATCGACGACGCCGAAGCGCGTGTGCGCGCGAAGGTGCCGACGGCGAAGCTGATCTACCTGGAGCCGGACTTGGACCGCGCGCTGGCCTGA